Within the Gloeobacter kilaueensis JS1 genome, the region ATCCTTCAACCTTAGAATTCGCTCTTTCGTTGCAGCAGCGGGAAACTAGACGAAGGCAGCAATGGGACAAGGACGTAGCGGGGCAGGAGCTGGGCTGCACCTTCACTAAAGTACTATAACTCAATCAACAAACCGCTCTATCAGCAGAGCGCCTGGCATTCGACTCTGCTCACCGGCAGTTCTATAATGTGTACCGATGCTCACTCGCCGCGTCTTTATCCTGTGTAACCTGCTCTCAGCGGCCTTGCTGGGATCTGTGAGCGACGCGCTGCTTGCAGCTGAATCTGGCGATAACCTGGGCTCAACTTTTCAACCGCTACCGTTGCGCCGACAGTTGCCCCGGCTACGCCATTTCACTTTGAGCCCTCCCTATTGGGTTGCCCTGCGTCCAGCGCAGTTCGACCCGGACGGTCTTATCCACTCAGCAATAGAAATCATCGATCGAGAAAGCTCGGACGGATACCCACAGGCGATCGACCTCCTTAGTCGGGCGATCGATAGATACCCAAACGAACCGACCGCTTACTTCAATCGCGCTGTTTGTCGCGACATCACAGTAGACAAGCGTGGAGCCATCGCTGATTACACGAGGTTCCTCACCCTCTGCCCGGAGGATACGGAAGCTTATTGTCTGCGAGCCGTGACTGCCCGTAGGCCGATTGAGCTGGCGCTGGCGGATTTTGAGCGGGCGATTCAACTGGATAATAGCTATGGCTTCGCCTTCTACGCGCGGGGAATCCGGCGAATGGATGACGCTTGTGATGCCGGTGGAGCGGTGGAAGATTTTTCGCGTGCCCTCGATCGTCCGGCTGTCGGATACGACTACTTCAGTGTTTTTCTAAACCGTGCTGTCGCTCGTTTTGACATTGCGGATTTTGCTGGTGCAGTTGCCGATTGCACAGAAGCGGCAATTCGCGTCCAGAGCGTCGCTCGTTCAGAGTTCGATGCCCAGTTTCTGCGCAGTATGGCTCTCACCAACCGGGGGCTAATCTACGCAACAAGCGGGAATGCAAAAGCGGCAGTAGTAGACTTAAACGCCTACCTCGACGAAAAACCACAGCTCCAAGACACTCATATTTGTATTTACAGAGCTTATGCGCGTATTGAAGTCGGCGATTGGATAGGGGCAAGGAGCGATCTGGAATTGGTTCGGCAGGTGGCTACGGAGGATATTCGCTCTCATTCACTGTTCCCCCAAGGTTATCTGTTGCGTAGCGACGCGCTTGCCGGCTTGGGAGATAGAGCAGGAGCACTTGCTGACCTGCAGAAAGCAGCGGATCTCCTGTCTGGATTTAAAAATGAGGTTTATCGCGAGACGCTGGAACGCATTCAGGAACTGGCTGAGTAATTTTTAAAGGGCAGCCGGTTGCCCAGCTACCCTTACGAAGTGCTCCGTACCGGAACGCTTTAGCTGCGGACCAGGGGCGTATCGACAAGATGAGAGGCGATATACCAGATCTGAGTCTCGTTAGTAGGGAGGACTTCGCTGGTAAGCAGGTCGTTGGTGCTCGAATCACCGTTCTCGTCGGTCAGCTCCGCACCCTTGCGCGCATCCTCGATTACGATCTGGTGGGCTTCGAGCAGGCGCGAAAGCATAGCGGGCACTTCCTCCGCCCCGTTGGGCGGACGGCTGATCCGGGTGACTTCGGCTACGTGGCGGGGATCGGAGATGGCGATGCCGCCCAGCTTCTGGATGCGCTCGGCGATCATGTCAACCAGTTCGAGTTGCTCGTCGGCGTGCTTGTCCAATAGCAGGTGCAACTGGTAAAACGTTTCGCCGCGCACCAGCCAGTGGTGCTTCTTGTAGAGGTAATAAAGGATAACGCTGTCGGCAAGCAACTGATTGAGACTCTCGCAGCTGTCGGCGCGAACCTTCGCGTCGAGGCCGATGGGCAACTCGATCAGGGTACCGAAGGGCTGGATCTCGATGCCCTTCTGGTGCAGGATGGGCTGAGCCAGCCCATCGGTATTCTTTTGTGTAGACTTGTCCTCAGTCCGCATGGGTGAGACCTCTTGGTTGAATTCGACTGGATACGGTATCCAGGGCGCACCTGCTACGACCGACGCCGAAGCAGGCATCGGGCACATATTTTATTCAAGTCCGGCAGAGGTAGGTCCGCCTCCTTCGCGAGAAAGACGTAGGCGCACACAGGTGTATTCATCTTAAGCACGTTTTTTTGAAACGTTTAAGGCCACTGGCCAGCTCAGCTGACTGATTCAAGCAGGTTCCGCCTGCCCAGCCACTCGCGCTCCAGTTTTTCGATCGCCAGCTCTTTGGCCTTGGCTTCGACCTCGATCCACGGCGCGGCGCGGTAGCTCTCGGGCATATCGGTGATCAAGTCGCTATGCCGCCTATCGCTGAAACTTCCCGCTCCGTTGGAGATATGGACCAGCTGCTACTGTGGCACCGGCCAGGTAGAACGGGCACAAGCCAGCATCTGGCCTACGCTCGGGTCGTCGTAGCTTGTCAATTGCTCAGCTATGACGTGGTGGTGGGCGTCGAAGACCATCGGTACCCCCGATTGGCAGCAGATTTCGTAGATCTCGCAGGCCCGGTAGGCGTACTCGTCGTTTTCAAGACCCAGGCGCAGTCGCACACTGTCGGGCAGCAGGGCAATCTGCTCGATGAGTCGTTCGGATCTATTCGCCTTGCCGCCGTGGATTTCGATCAGTGCCCAGGGGCTACGGGGCTGACCCATCAGATCGAGCACTCGAGCGTGGTGGATGAGAACCTTGACGGCGTTTTCGATCACGGCCGGATCGTCGGAGTTGAGTACGACGTATTGATCGGGGTGAACCACCAGCCTGAGCCCGGCCCGGCTCGCTCGTTCGCCCGCCTGCCCAAGGGGTTCGGCAAACGTCGCAAGCACCTGACCGCCGAGTCGCTCGTCTGCAAACGGAAACAGTGCTGAACTGAGGCGGTAGAGCCGAATCCCATGCTCCAGGCAATAGTCGATCGCCCTATCGAGCCGTCGCAGATTTTCCTGGTACAGTTCGCCCAGCACGCGCAGTTGTTCGTCGCTACCCAGTTGTAATAGCCGTTTGCGCGTCAGTGTCCGAAAGCGCACCTGATCGCTCGCGGTGATGCAGACAAGCCCGAGGGCAGGCAAAGGGGGCGAGGTAGACATAGACGTCGTTCTAATAGAGTGCAAAGGCCGCCGAATCGTAGTAAGAACGGAAGTTGCGCACTTTGTCGTCCTCGAATTCGATAATCGTCACTCCCCGGTAGTGAATTGGGCGCTCGTCCGGCAGCGCTCCTTCTGAGACCCACTCCAGCACCGCCACCTGTTTTGCTTCGAGGGCTCTGGTGAAGCGGGTGCTGACATGCCTGAAAGCGCTCAGATACCCCAGCCAGAACTGGCGCGCTCCGGCTGTGCCCCGCAGCGGTTCCTCGATCGCCAGATTGCTCAGCTGTGAATCGTCGCTGAAGAGCGCGACCATCGGCTGCACGTCGCGGGTCTGCTCGATCTGCTGCAGCGTGTGCATGAAGTGCTCGGCGGTGGGATTCGGCATGGTGCTACCTGAGAAGTCGTCATCTCATTCTGGAGGAAAGCTTTCCTGCTTCCATCTGCCCAGAGTGAGGCTCCAGATCATCCAGGTGGTAATTGTCAGGCCCGTCTCCGCTCCGGGAGCACAACTTGTGAAAAATAGAACACATTTATCTAAAGTTCGGTTCAAAGGGGAACAGGCAAGACCTGGAATAATATAAGCTAGATAAACAGGCTAGCTTAACTATGGAGATGATGGTGCGCGAAGTTGGTGCTTTTGAAGCCAAAAACAAACTGGGCACCTTGCTCGATTGGGTAGAGAACGGCGAAGAAGTGATCATCACCCGGCATGGCAAAGCGATTGCACGACTGATCCCAAACAGGGCTGCACCTGAGCAGGGCAAAGCCGCAGCGGCTGCCCAACGCATTCGTAAGCGTGCGATTGCACTAAGAGCCGGTGTCTTCGATTGGTTGGAGTGGAAAACCTATCGCGACGAGGGCCGTCCATGAGCCTCGTGCTCGATAGCTCCATTGCCTTGGCCTGGCTTTATAGCGATGAAGCGAGTGCTGCGACTCAGGAAGTCTTTGATACCGTTCTTGCTGAGCAAGCCTGGGTACCCTCTCTATGGCGGCTTGAAGTAGCGAACAGCCTGCAGGTGGGCATCCGACGCGGACGCATCAGTACAGAATTTCGTGATGCATCGCTGGCAGATCTGGCATTGTTGCCAATTGCAGTCGATCCAGAAACCGACACGTTTGCCTGGTCGGCGACGCTGCGTCTGGCTGAGCGCTACCAGCTGACCCTCTACGATGCAGCCTATCTCGAACTGGCACAGCGACTCAACTTACCCCTGGCCACGCTCGACCAGCAGCTGCGGGCAGCAGGTGGCATCCTCGGTCTTGCCTTGCTCGGCATCTGAACTTAAAGCGGCATTTTTCTTCTCAGCAAATGTGCTACTTTATCTACTCAAGCTTGATCATCAAGCAAAGGGCTGGGGCAAGGCTCCAGCCCGCCCTATCAACTTTTTGTGTAACCGGCGGTCTGCAAAAAAGCCCTCAACTTGGCAAAGTAGGCGGACGGCGCACAGGGCCAGTCTTTGTCGCAGATCGCCTCTTTAGAAGGGCGGTAGGCGGCGCGCAGTTTCTGCCAGCCTCTGGTGGGTTGGCCCAGCAGGTACTGGGTGGCAAGATAGGCGGCGTAGCCGCCGCGCATGTCGCGGCCTGTTTTCTTCGCCTCGGCAACGCCCTGAAGGATGCGGGCAGCGGCGCGCCGGATCAACGCCGGGTAGTTGCGGGTGACGTTGCGGAAACTGCCCCGGCTGTACTGCCAGATCTGAATGGGCGGCACCGAATCGGCAAAATCTGTGAAGGTGTAGGCAAAGGCGTTGTCGGCGCTGACAAATTCAAAGCGGCCATCTTTGTCGAGGTCTTTGGCTCTGCCTGGCGGATAGTTGCCCCAGTCGGCTCTGGTGGGCTGGTAAGTATCCTGACGGGCTTCGTGGCGCAGAACCCAGATCCCGAAGCAGCAGTGCGCTCCGCCACTAAAAGTATCCAGGACGATTTCAGCCCTGCCATCGCCGTCGAGATCCTCGATGCGCAGGTTGCTGAGCGCTTCTTGATCGGGCAGTTTGAGATTCGCGTAGGTTCTGCCGCCCAGCTCAGCGTCGAGGCGGACGCTCACCTTGTTGCCATCTTTGCCAGGCAGGGAACGGCAGCTCAAGGTAGCCTGCAGGCCGCCCGCTGCGGCGCGGACGGTACCGCTTAGAGCCGTCTCGCTGTAGCGCCCCTCTTCCAGGCAGCGCTCACCCGCGCCGTCGGGCTGGGCAAACAGGGGACCGCCCGCCATCAGCCAGAAAAGAGGGACCCAGACGACAAAGAGAAGTTGATGCATTTTGGATAGCCGGAGATGGGCAGGGCACCCGAACCGACACCCTGCCCATAGGACGCTTACGGCACCTGGGCTGCTGCCGCCTGGGCGTCGAGCAATCCGAAACCGTCGTACACCGAGTAACCTGTACCGAACTGGTTGACAAAGGTGCCGGTGAAGGTGCCCCGGCTGGTGACGGCGGTGATCGTGGCATTGCCGAGGCTATCGGCGGAGTTGCCAAAGCCGCCGGTGGCCAGATCCCGGTCGATGCCGAAGTTGAGCTTGTCGCCCGAATCGAAGCTCGCGAAGGTGAGGTTGAGCGTCGGGGTGGGCGCGGTAGGACCGGCGGAGGTGATCGAAGGCAGCGTTGCGCCGCTCACGGTGCCGGTGGTGAGCGGAAAGCCGCCGCTGGCGCTCGGATCGAAGACCAGACCCGCCGGGGTGAGGTCGATGGTGAGGCTCGTGAGGGTAAGCCCCCGACCGCTCAGGCTGACGCGGAAGAAGTTGGGGTCGGTGCTGCTGCCGCCGTTGCCGGTGACGGTTACAGGTCCGGCGACGGCCTTGGAAAAGAGCGGATCGATGTCGCGGGCCGGGGCGGTGCTCTGCAGCGCGGTGCGGATCGCATCGGCGCTGATTGCGCCGGGTCCACCCGCCTTTTGCAACAGCAGCGCGGCGACGGCGGCGGCGTGGGGAGCGGCGGCGCTGGTGCCGCAGAAGTTGGGGAAGCCGTCGCCTTCCAAGTCGGTGCTGCTCAATGGCCCCGGTGGGAAGAAGGTGGTGTTGACGCAATCGACCGCCGCGATGTCCGGCTTGTTGCGCGTCTGGGGGGTGGCGAGGCGATTGCCGGCGGCGTCGAAGGCGATCGTCACCGGGCCGGGGGAGGAGTAGCTTTCGAGCACCGGGGCGTAGGGGGGCGGCCCAAAGGTGTCGTCGTACTGGTAGGCAGCGACACCGTTGCCGCTCGCTGCCGAGTTGTGGCCGTAGGTGGAGACGAAGGAACCCACTGCGTCGTTGTACTCGGCGTTGAGG harbors:
- a CDS encoding tetratricopeptide repeat protein; its protein translation is MSDALLAAESGDNLGSTFQPLPLRRQLPRLRHFTLSPPYWVALRPAQFDPDGLIHSAIEIIDRESSDGYPQAIDLLSRAIDRYPNEPTAYFNRAVCRDITVDKRGAIADYTRFLTLCPEDTEAYCLRAVTARRPIELALADFERAIQLDNSYGFAFYARGIRRMDDACDAGGAVEDFSRALDRPAVGYDYFSVFLNRAVARFDIADFAGAVADCTEAAIRVQSVARSEFDAQFLRSMALTNRGLIYATSGNAKAAVVDLNAYLDEKPQLQDTHICIYRAYARIEVGDWIGARSDLELVRQVATEDIRSHSLFPQGYLLRSDALAGLGDRAGALADLQKAADLLSGFKNEVYRETLERIQELAE
- a CDS encoding Dps family protein translates to MRTEDKSTQKNTDGLAQPILHQKGIEIQPFGTLIELPIGLDAKVRADSCESLNQLLADSVILYYLYKKHHWLVRGETFYQLHLLLDKHADEQLELVDMIAERIQKLGGIAISDPRHVAEVTRISRPPNGAEEVPAMLSRLLEAHQIVIEDARKGAELTDENGDSSTNDLLTSEVLPTNETQIWYIASHLVDTPLVRS
- the uvsE gene encoding UV DNA damage repair endonuclease UvsE, coding for MSTSPPLPALGLVCITASDQVRFRTLTRKRLLQLGSDEQLRVLGELYQENLRRLDRAIDYCLEHGIRLYRLSSALFPFADERLGGQVLATFAEPLGQAGERASRAGLRLVVHPDQYVVLNSDDPAVIENAVKVLIHHARVLDLMGQPRSPWALIEIHGGKANRSERLIEQIALLPDSVRLRLGLENDEYAYRACEIYEICCQSGVPMVFDAHHHVIAEQLTSYDDPSVGQMLACARSTWPVPQ
- a CDS encoding nuclear transport factor 2 family protein; translation: MPNPTAEHFMHTLQQIEQTRDVQPMVALFSDDSQLSNLAIEEPLRGTAGARQFWLGYLSAFRHVSTRFTRALEAKQVAVLEWVSEGALPDERPIHYRGVTIIEFEDDKVRNFRSYYDSAAFALY
- a CDS encoding type II toxin-antitoxin system Phd/YefM family antitoxin; translated protein: MEMMVREVGAFEAKNKLGTLLDWVENGEEVIITRHGKAIARLIPNRAAPEQGKAAAAAQRIRKRAIALRAGVFDWLEWKTYRDEGRP
- a CDS encoding type II toxin-antitoxin system VapC family toxin — encoded protein: MSLVLDSSIALAWLYSDEASAATQEVFDTVLAEQAWVPSLWRLEVANSLQVGIRRGRISTEFRDASLADLALLPIAVDPETDTFAWSATLRLAERYQLTLYDAAYLELAQRLNLPLATLDQQLRAAGGILGLALLGI